From Toxotes jaculatrix isolate fToxJac2 chromosome 1, fToxJac2.pri, whole genome shotgun sequence, a single genomic window includes:
- the LOC121181788 gene encoding N-lysine methyltransferase KMT5A-A-like — MATVRRRKTPIQDALEYAAKALDKTADLDVKYINSFKGRGVFAKTCFQKGDFVVEYRGELINGAESERRRKIYHSRCAIFMFDFHWQNTTWCIDAAREDDSLGRLVNDDHSHPNCKIKKIISEGKPHLFLFALRDINAGEEITYDYGGHDWPWRKQVC, encoded by the exons ATGGCTAcagtcaggaggaggaaaacaccCATACAAGATGCACTGGAATATGCAGCCAAGGCCCTTGATAAGACAGCAGACTTggatgtaaaatatataaactcATTCAAAG GTAGAGGAGTGTTTGCCAAAACCTGTTTCCAGAAGGGAGACTTTGTGGTTGAGTACAGAGGAGAATTAATAAATGGTGCAGAATctgaaagaagaaggaagataTATCATAGCAGATGTGCTATCTTCATGTTCGATTTCCACTGGCAAAACACAACATGGTG TATTGATGCTGCGCGAGAAGATGATAGTCTGGGAAGACTCGTCAATGATGATCACAGTCATCCAAACTGCAAGATAAAGAAGATCATATCAGAGGGCAAGccacatctctttctctttgctctgaGGGACATAAATGCTGGAGAAGAAATAACATATGACTATGGAGGACATGACTGGCCATGGAGAAAACAGGTTTGTTAA